One Opitutales bacterium DNA segment encodes these proteins:
- a CDS encoding C40 family peptidase: MTSLKITAFILKNSLKPFKWGQHDCAHFVTEWIKKISGKEVFVYPKYSTEHAAYKYCRKHGGFKSLVAHTCHKAGFPTVEYPRVGDIIFQPEPNFGGILGIYVGGNKVVHPRLEGGIATVELHDDFVAWEVAR, translated from the coding sequence ATGACCTCCCTCAAAATAACCGCTTTCATACTCAAGAATTCACTTAAACCATTTAAATGGGGCCAACATGATTGTGCTCACTTCGTTACCGAATGGATTAAGAAGATCAGCGGTAAGGAAGTTTTTGTTTATCCGAAATATTCGACCGAACACGCTGCTTACAAGTATTGCCGTAAGCACGGAGGGTTTAAATCCCTGGTTGCTCATACATGCCACAAAGCTGGGTTCCCAACCGTGGAGTATCCAAGAGTTGGAGACATAATTTTTCAACCAGAACCAAATTTTGGCGGAATTCTCGGAATTTATGTAGGTGGAAACAAAGTTGTTCATCCGCGTCTAGAGGGGGGAATTGCAACCGTTGAGCTTCATGATGATTTTGTAGCCTGGGAGGTGGCACGATAA
- a CDS encoding SGNH/GDSL hydrolase family protein, with translation MAIQIGIFNEDLVVDHTQIASLRLEIKSTLDEGFVPEIAKDITSFSALTADTWEAETAQHCTVSLLPGDTNHAPGKYFLVIVAVGTGGEELTAKVGRVNIINDGYDGLNASPPTIAGRSYYSTTEINGLLDPIRAALTNNYDAISSTFAGLAGGTNSTGETIFGYVYNDGDPDNNGVWYKENGSSTWVLQEDNDAARLLEIERSGVVASRRKLILNKDDGYIYFPELWFQRQGTGPVTIINPANSDYNSNGEVVTIGGVKYFRAPLGVNFQHFIFLDVSKYNESPKQFPIVYNSGNAATPAFSDDVVFLGSTLGNEFSSHLSFDTVDSSSDTIESLALGIVSNDAELLELNRRGIILPDKPLIFSKDDGYLYIPNFILKLRGQAGFYGVNPNNSDYDGNSEVVTISGTKYFRIVIGQNFSEDYYYDWNKTQESPKQFPIVKYQGSNTPSEPYSRYLVKIGASWEGLFNTSLPYVIQENGRTFGLSELDTRLNTAEEAAETVALSDPNILFPDNIYILNGRELPIYVENLYPVRPMPGNAEFIYRTLLSNKPKSEFTRRQFLLNDSELGTTLDLYLKDTNTDSVLYKKTVNVRKAPASTSATINWNPIGDSITNRETASKAKAKLESLGATVNMIGTLNMNGGVVGEGRESWSISNFYGGDNLRGTSPIVPSSTSPSSVLLNPFLKLADSRDKAVNPQWCFTNTGVDEETNYQTNPNLGDYYIFDYAYYLSQQGFTTPEVITVALGVNDSEQLAQGDVLGRISGGLAFIINRIKSAAPNAKIGVVSEALGMSMTLTQYNQEIVPIIKKKLELFDDVQTDVHVVPVWAHQATDVAFPASNGATNSQTGVITQIVSDSLHPDDFGREQYAEVVAAFVMWCISELGL, from the coding sequence GTGGCTATTCAGATAGGGATTTTCAACGAGGATTTAGTTGTCGATCATACTCAAATCGCGAGTCTACGCCTTGAGATAAAATCAACCCTCGACGAAGGATTTGTTCCAGAAATCGCGAAGGATATCACCTCATTCTCGGCTCTGACAGCTGACACTTGGGAAGCTGAAACAGCACAGCATTGCACCGTGTCACTCCTACCTGGGGATACCAATCACGCACCCGGAAAGTACTTTCTGGTAATTGTTGCCGTAGGAACAGGCGGCGAGGAGCTGACCGCTAAGGTTGGGCGCGTGAATATCATTAATGATGGGTATGATGGCTTAAACGCAAGCCCACCAACAATTGCGGGCCGTAGCTACTACAGCACTACAGAGATAAATGGACTGCTCGATCCAATTCGCGCAGCTCTGACCAATAATTACGACGCGATCTCATCAACATTTGCAGGCCTTGCAGGGGGCACAAACAGCACTGGTGAGACAATTTTTGGATACGTCTACAATGACGGCGATCCCGATAATAACGGTGTGTGGTATAAAGAGAACGGATCTTCTACTTGGGTGTTACAAGAAGATAACGATGCGGCAAGGCTTTTGGAGATAGAAAGAAGCGGTGTCGTTGCATCTCGAAGAAAGCTTATTCTCAACAAAGATGACGGCTACATCTACTTTCCTGAGTTGTGGTTTCAGCGGCAAGGAACGGGACCTGTAACCATAATCAACCCAGCGAATTCGGACTACAATAGTAACGGTGAGGTGGTCACCATTGGTGGTGTTAAATATTTCCGTGCGCCATTGGGTGTAAACTTTCAACACTTTATTTTCCTTGACGTTTCTAAATACAACGAGTCGCCAAAACAGTTTCCCATAGTTTACAATTCTGGAAATGCGGCAACACCAGCGTTTTCCGATGATGTTGTTTTTCTTGGGTCGACTCTCGGGAATGAATTTAGTTCGCATTTATCATTCGACACGGTAGATTCTTCTTCAGATACCATCGAATCCTTGGCTCTAGGAATAGTGTCCAACGACGCCGAGTTGTTGGAACTAAATCGCCGAGGAATAATACTGCCAGATAAACCTTTGATATTTAGTAAAGATGACGGATATCTTTACATCCCGAATTTTATTTTAAAGTTAAGAGGTCAAGCAGGATTTTATGGGGTAAATCCTAACAATTCAGATTATGACGGCAACAGCGAAGTAGTAACTATTTCCGGTACTAAATACTTCCGAATAGTAATCGGTCAAAACTTCTCTGAAGACTACTATTATGATTGGAATAAGACCCAAGAGAGCCCCAAGCAATTCCCCATAGTTAAATATCAGGGGAGTAACACCCCATCTGAGCCATATAGCAGGTATTTAGTAAAAATTGGCGCAAGTTGGGAAGGTCTTTTCAACACTTCGTTGCCATATGTCATCCAAGAAAATGGCAGAACTTTTGGACTTAGTGAACTAGACACCCGCCTAAACACTGCTGAAGAGGCTGCTGAAACCGTTGCGCTAAGTGATCCAAACATACTATTTCCAGATAATATTTACATACTTAATGGCAGAGAGTTACCCATTTATGTAGAAAACCTTTATCCAGTCCGGCCAATGCCCGGAAACGCTGAATTTATATACAGAACACTACTTTCTAATAAACCCAAGAGTGAGTTCACACGGCGGCAATTTCTACTAAATGATTCTGAGTTGGGGACAACTCTTGATCTGTATCTCAAAGATACGAACACAGATTCAGTTCTTTATAAAAAGACGGTAAACGTTCGTAAGGCTCCGGCTTCAACATCAGCAACAATCAATTGGAACCCCATTGGGGACAGTATCACAAACCGTGAAACAGCTTCTAAGGCCAAAGCGAAATTAGAGTCACTTGGGGCCACAGTGAATATGATCGGAACATTGAACATGAATGGTGGTGTCGTTGGTGAAGGTCGTGAAAGTTGGTCTATCTCTAATTTTTATGGTGGAGATAATTTACGTGGAACAAGCCCAATCGTTCCTAGCTCAACATCTCCCTCTTCGGTCCTTTTAAACCCATTTTTAAAGCTTGCGGATTCGAGGGATAAGGCTGTCAACCCGCAGTGGTGTTTCACCAATACAGGGGTGGACGAAGAGACAAACTATCAAACAAACCCCAACCTTGGGGATTACTATATTTTTGATTATGCTTATTACTTATCACAGCAAGGCTTCACCACACCGGAAGTAATCACAGTTGCATTGGGTGTAAACGATTCAGAGCAGTTGGCGCAAGGTGACGTGCTTGGGCGTATCAGTGGGGGACTTGCTTTTATTATTAATCGTATAAAGTCGGCGGCGCCGAATGCTAAAATCGGGGTTGTGTCGGAAGCGTTGGGGATGAGCATGACCCTAACCCAATACAATCAAGAGATCGTACCCATCATCAAAAAGAAATTGGAACTTTTTGATGATGTTCAAACGGACGTGCATGTTGTCCCTGTTTGGGCTCATCAAGCTACCGATGTCGCCTTCCCGGCTTCCAATGGGGCAACTAATTCACAGACAGGAGTAATAACACAAATCGTAAGCGATTCTCTCCACCCAGATGATTTCGGGCGAGAGCAGTATGCCGAAGTGGTGGCGGCTTTCGTTATGTGGTGTATCAGCGAATTAGGACTATAA
- a CDS encoding DUF3168 domain-containing protein: MKAFREDLTTYLKSRAEITSHIGTGVNARMFPMIAPPGTDTPYIVVTQISSNPDYHHSGRSDWNTEAYQFDCVAGNPDEVTTLSDAIESVLEAAVGTSIGDNSSNLHSVALNDVSEDFANTGQTYRRMVDLTFNYTLSA; the protein is encoded by the coding sequence ATGAAGGCATTCCGCGAAGACCTCACCACGTATTTGAAATCTCGTGCAGAGATTACCAGTCACATCGGAACGGGCGTGAACGCACGCATGTTTCCAATGATTGCGCCCCCGGGCACCGATACGCCGTATATCGTAGTTACGCAAATCAGCAGTAATCCTGATTATCATCACTCAGGCCGCTCTGATTGGAATACCGAAGCATATCAATTCGATTGCGTGGCGGGTAACCCAGACGAAGTGACTACACTGAGCGATGCTATCGAGAGCGTTCTTGAGGCCGCTGTGGGTACCTCAATCGGAGACAATTCTAGTAACCTGCACTCGGTCGCTCTGAACGACGTGAGTGAAGACTTTGCCAACACCGGCCAAACCTACCGCCGCATGGTAGATCTAACCTTCAATTATACATTATCAGCATAA
- a CDS encoding HK97 gp10 family phage protein, whose product MAAQFTVNASFTGFREANRQIDKIIAQVERRGNRRALNKASRPIIKGARRKVRRRHGDLRKSLGNVIRMEKKTGAIISIIGPRRGRKRVVDGKPVDPANYAHLVEYGTQPHEIKPRNPAGALPVGNDQFAGTVQHPGTPAAPFLRPAYDENKNEATKVYGEVIGGFIESEAKKANARIVSGKVRV is encoded by the coding sequence ATGGCCGCGCAATTTACAGTCAATGCGTCCTTTACAGGATTCCGAGAGGCCAACCGCCAGATCGACAAGATCATCGCACAGGTTGAACGCCGTGGAAATCGTCGAGCTTTGAACAAGGCATCGCGCCCCATCATCAAAGGTGCTCGCCGAAAGGTTCGCCGTCGTCATGGAGATCTTCGCAAGTCTCTCGGAAATGTCATCCGGATGGAAAAGAAGACCGGAGCGATCATTTCAATCATCGGCCCTCGTCGTGGTCGGAAGCGTGTTGTGGATGGCAAGCCCGTGGATCCAGCGAACTATGCACATCTCGTTGAATATGGAACCCAGCCGCACGAGATAAAGCCGCGTAACCCCGCGGGGGCCTTACCAGTTGGCAATGATCAATTTGCAGGAACCGTTCAGCACCCGGGCACACCCGCTGCGCCGTTTCTTCGACCTGCGTATGATGAAAACAAGAACGAAGCGACGAAAGTCTACGGTGAAGTCATAGGTGGTTTTATCGAGTCCGAGGCCAAAAAAGCAAATGCACGAATCGTAAGTGGAAAGGTCCGAGTATGA
- a CDS encoding phage head closure protein: MDTRIALERNQPVAASGLGGAQDNWVALDTVWSCQEYLSGRELEDAQAVSSRAAVRFTVRYQDRISDLNTSDRVNCSGMVHKVEAVLPVPNRERARALLILASVRNDT, from the coding sequence ATGGATACACGAATCGCTTTAGAGCGGAATCAGCCGGTCGCGGCTTCTGGTCTCGGAGGCGCTCAGGATAACTGGGTCGCTCTCGATACTGTTTGGTCCTGCCAAGAGTATCTCTCAGGGCGCGAACTTGAAGATGCACAGGCAGTCAGCTCGCGTGCAGCGGTTCGCTTCACTGTTCGCTATCAAGACCGTATCTCAGATCTCAACACTAGCGATCGAGTGAATTGCAGTGGAATGGTCCACAAAGTCGAAGCGGTGCTTCCTGTCCCGAACAGAGAGCGCGCCCGTGCACTCTTAATCCTCGCAAGCGTAAGGAACGACACCTGA
- a CDS encoding phage head-tail connector protein gives MILSDKATAAPSTEPVTLAEAKAYLRVDFSDDDSLITEIIKSARRRAEDVTNRSIITQTRRAVLSEFPASDFYLPSGPVTEITSIQYFDTDNQEQTLTEGTDYLEELDGDTALIRFLERPSLSENKIGPIRISYSAGHATVAEISPNIITAIKMLIAHYYDNRNPVVAGSEARHEVPETVKAILNRNHSIAGF, from the coding sequence ATGATTCTCAGCGATAAAGCGACAGCAGCACCGAGCACCGAGCCAGTCACATTGGCAGAGGCTAAGGCATACTTGCGCGTCGATTTCTCCGATGACGATTCGCTGATCACTGAAATCATCAAGAGCGCGAGACGTAGAGCTGAGGATGTTACCAATCGCTCCATCATCACTCAGACCCGACGCGCCGTTCTTTCAGAATTTCCAGCATCTGATTTCTACCTCCCATCGGGACCGGTTACAGAAATCACAAGCATCCAGTATTTCGATACTGACAACCAAGAGCAGACACTCACAGAAGGGACCGACTACCTCGAAGAGCTCGATGGCGACACTGCGTTGATTCGTTTTCTAGAACGCCCGTCTCTCAGTGAAAACAAGATTGGCCCCATTCGAATTTCCTATTCGGCAGGACACGCGACAGTCGCGGAGATTTCTCCGAATATCATCACAGCGATCAAAATGTTGATTGCTCACTACTACGACAATCGGAACCCAGTTGTCGCTGGCAGCGAGGCACGTCATGAAGTTCCTGAGACAGTCAAGGCTATCCTAAACCGCAACCATTCAATAGCAGGATTCTAA
- a CDS encoding phage major capsid protein, whose product MSKIIELKQQSAAKVTAQRKILDKAEEENRDLTADEQSKYEQIEADFTSLQNRIKRLEEADSKKEFMDKTPDQAGGLHLIDGIGDPSARPLASKEYKNAFFNGYARKGRNGLEHAPKMLNALETGVDSEGGYLVPEEWAAELMRLMADVSVVRGLASTITTASDRNIPVSTARATFGWHDEEAPTPEGQPVFGNVVIGAHKGGGIIKVSEELLQDSAYDIAGTLSADAADEFNEMEESAFLTGDGVGKPTGLFNTTAVAGQSVTGYQGAASAAPVVTFEDTIETYYSLKKGYRSNASWILGDGIEKMLRKIKDSDGQYIWQPSVALDKPNTLHGRPIANSDFAPAPAVNAKSIIFGDISYYRIVDRLSMVMQRLNELYAENGQIGFRFIKRLDGKLTRADAITFFQHGAAS is encoded by the coding sequence ATGAGCAAAATCATTGAGCTAAAGCAACAAAGCGCAGCGAAAGTAACCGCACAGCGCAAAATCCTAGACAAAGCGGAAGAAGAAAACCGCGACCTCACCGCAGATGAGCAGTCAAAATACGAGCAGATTGAAGCAGACTTCACCTCGCTCCAGAATCGGATCAAACGGCTCGAAGAGGCCGACTCGAAAAAAGAGTTTATGGATAAGACTCCTGACCAAGCAGGAGGCCTTCACCTAATCGACGGCATTGGTGATCCGAGTGCTCGCCCGCTTGCTTCGAAAGAATACAAGAATGCATTCTTCAACGGATACGCGCGCAAAGGGCGCAATGGCCTCGAGCACGCTCCCAAGATGCTTAATGCGCTTGAAACTGGTGTTGATTCCGAGGGTGGATATTTGGTGCCTGAGGAGTGGGCTGCCGAGCTCATGCGACTCATGGCTGATGTCAGTGTCGTCCGTGGACTCGCCAGCACCATCACAACCGCGAGCGACCGCAACATCCCAGTATCAACAGCACGCGCAACATTTGGTTGGCATGATGAGGAGGCCCCAACCCCAGAAGGTCAGCCAGTATTTGGTAATGTCGTAATCGGTGCACACAAGGGAGGAGGCATCATTAAGGTGTCTGAAGAGCTTCTTCAGGACAGTGCTTATGACATCGCCGGCACCTTATCCGCGGATGCTGCTGACGAGTTCAACGAAATGGAGGAATCTGCATTCCTCACAGGAGACGGTGTTGGCAAGCCGACAGGTCTTTTCAACACGACTGCAGTCGCGGGTCAAAGCGTTACAGGATACCAAGGGGCAGCATCTGCGGCTCCTGTTGTGACCTTTGAGGACACCATCGAAACTTACTACTCACTTAAAAAGGGTTACCGCTCTAACGCATCGTGGATTCTTGGTGATGGCATCGAGAAGATGCTGCGCAAGATCAAGGACTCAGATGGTCAATACATTTGGCAGCCATCTGTTGCGCTAGACAAGCCCAACACACTCCATGGCCGCCCAATTGCAAACAGCGACTTTGCACCTGCGCCCGCGGTAAACGCTAAGTCTATCATCTTCGGTGATATCTCTTACTACCGCATCGTTGACCGTCTCAGCATGGTAATGCAGCGCCTCAATGAACTTTACGCGGAGAATGGCCAAATTGGTTTCCGCTTCATCAAGCGTCTCGACGGCAAGCTCACGCGTGCCGACGCGATTACGTTCTTCCAACATGGAGCCGCCTCTTAA
- a CDS encoding Clp protease ClpP, producing the protein MKFWYNVIQPKAEGANPEIWIYDYIGDFGVTAMDFIRELKALDTPEIDVHINSGGGSIFDGYAMSQELVKHPAKINIFIDGLAASIASFIALAGDSIEISESGFFMIHRASLNGYFAMTAEEMRKQADRLDQIEKSIINQYTIRTGKDELEIIALMDDETWFDAESAKEHGFVDTVFESLKAAASCQSVSNFTNVPEAYQARIENNQTPDAEEPNEPKDFSRLRLLRKRQETNQKLIELS; encoded by the coding sequence ATGAAATTTTGGTATAATGTAATCCAGCCCAAGGCCGAGGGCGCGAATCCCGAGATCTGGATTTATGACTACATCGGAGATTTCGGTGTTACAGCAATGGACTTTATTCGCGAGCTTAAGGCTCTCGATACTCCTGAAATCGATGTGCATATAAACTCGGGCGGAGGTAGTATTTTCGATGGCTATGCTATGTCGCAAGAGCTGGTAAAGCACCCAGCGAAGATCAATATCTTTATTGACGGCCTTGCCGCATCGATCGCGAGCTTCATTGCCCTCGCAGGCGACTCCATAGAGATCTCTGAAAGCGGCTTTTTCATGATTCACCGCGCTTCTCTAAATGGCTACTTCGCGATGACCGCCGAAGAGATGCGCAAGCAAGCAGATCGGCTCGATCAAATCGAGAAGTCGATCATCAACCAATACACCATACGCACAGGCAAAGATGAATTGGAGATCATCGCGCTAATGGATGATGAAACCTGGTTCGATGCGGAGAGCGCAAAAGAGCATGGTTTCGTCGATACAGTGTTCGAGTCTCTCAAGGCCGCAGCCTCCTGCCAGTCAGTAAGCAATTTCACCAACGTTCCCGAAGCATACCAAGCGCGTATTGAGAATAATCAAACGCCCGATGCCGAAGAGCCCAACGAACCAAAAGACTTTTCCCGGCTGCGCCTGCTGCGCAAACGGCAAGAAACCAACCAAAAGCTAATTGAATTATCATGA
- a CDS encoding phage portal protein produces the protein MGLFGFFEKRRKAALEKELLDTVLKGLSSVSGVHVNPDKALGVSTVFACVDLLSKTVSTLPLKVYQKQSGGSRKQATNHPLHAVLHDSPNPEMTSADFLGAMQAHLSLRQQCYASIVRNNAGNVVQLWPLLPNKMQIRKDPEDDSKLIYIYDGKEMPRENVFDLRGLTHNGIQGLSLASTCNDVIGLAISLQDNAGRYFANDSKVSGFLKAPGILKEPTIKKLKKQITEATTGEKKYFPFILEEGIEFIRERSENKDSQFLESRQQQDKAIVQLFGIPPHKVGILDNATFSNIEHQNIEWVVDSLRPYLVRWEQRIKMQLLTKRERDAGFYVEFSVDGLLRGDIKSRYEAYQIGFRNGWLNQDTILAMENQNPLPDQKGQTYYVTADLVPAERAMNPQEPSTERQDAA, from the coding sequence GTGGGATTATTCGGATTCTTCGAAAAACGACGGAAAGCAGCTCTAGAGAAAGAGTTGCTCGATACTGTTTTGAAGGGTCTTTCGAGTGTGTCGGGTGTTCACGTTAACCCTGATAAAGCTCTTGGCGTATCTACGGTTTTTGCCTGCGTCGACCTGCTATCGAAAACAGTCTCAACGCTGCCGCTCAAAGTTTATCAGAAGCAATCCGGCGGCAGCCGTAAACAAGCGACCAATCACCCACTGCATGCCGTTCTGCACGATTCTCCTAATCCGGAGATGACATCAGCGGATTTTCTGGGTGCCATGCAGGCTCATCTTTCCCTGCGTCAGCAGTGCTACGCTTCTATCGTTCGCAACAACGCGGGCAACGTGGTTCAGCTGTGGCCTCTGCTCCCCAACAAGATGCAGATCCGCAAAGATCCAGAAGATGATTCCAAGCTCATTTACATTTATGATGGTAAAGAGATGCCTCGAGAGAACGTCTTCGATCTTCGAGGGCTTACGCACAACGGGATTCAGGGACTGAGTCTCGCAAGCACTTGCAACGATGTAATTGGCTTGGCTATTTCGCTTCAGGACAATGCAGGGCGCTATTTTGCGAACGATTCAAAAGTGTCCGGTTTTTTGAAAGCGCCTGGCATCCTGAAGGAGCCAACGATCAAAAAGCTCAAGAAACAGATTACCGAGGCAACAACTGGCGAGAAAAAGTATTTTCCGTTCATCCTCGAGGAAGGAATCGAATTCATCCGCGAGCGCTCAGAAAACAAAGACAGTCAATTTCTTGAATCTCGTCAGCAGCAAGACAAAGCGATCGTTCAGCTATTCGGCATTCCTCCGCACAAAGTCGGCATTCTCGACAACGCGACTTTCTCAAACATCGAGCATCAAAACATTGAATGGGTGGTTGACTCGCTTCGGCCCTATCTCGTTCGCTGGGAGCAGCGGATTAAGATGCAGCTGCTCACCAAGCGGGAGCGTGATGCAGGATTTTACGTAGAATTTTCCGTGGATGGGCTCCTCAGAGGGGACATTAAATCACGTTACGAAGCCTATCAAATTGGCTTCCGCAACGGGTGGCTCAACCAAGATACAATCCTTGCGATGGAGAACCAAAACCCCCTTCCAGACCAGAAGGGGCAAACCTATTACGTGACGGCTGACCTGGTCCCTGCCGAGCGCGCAATGAATCCGCAAGAACCTTCAACCGAAAGGCAGGACGCAGCATGA
- a CDS encoding terminase large subunit: MKRSVGLSEDRTTNYAKATLTDPPESVGRYIRKACERHLADLEASKTVDFEYTFDVEAAERFLNFCPLIKHWQGPAAGELFKLEPWQAFIFGSVYGWRHKETDLRRFRIAFIYIPRKNGKTLMVAAPICYALFAEGEGGPEIYCCATKRDQAKKAYDNVRVTLESVPAFKKRSKIFFDRIEVPKCRGLVKPLPADAKRLDGLNPYLAVFDEIHEFKDSSLWDVMQSGIGARSQPLTWGITTAGEDEDSFCGALLKQSQAVLTDPEGNRNDHLFAFLAMADEDDNWENEATWQKANPNLGVSKTIDSMRAEYLDAKQRGPDKVADFKRKQLNIFTQAAGQWLNISNFDECPKEIDREKLYGCSGYFGVDCAVWDDFNCLSLTFPKGEVYDEVTVIPFIYIPEDATKKHPKRDKKLLYNIRRWVDRGFIRTTPGNAIDYEWIIQDISRELNQLGVSVIEYVFDPRFASHPASLLEKEGETLIQFRQTPSNYTEPMTMYEKLINTRGIRTDGNPAYRWMVGNMVAKYYPDGAMIPDKQRSSEKIDGPVSTIMALARLINEDSGSIYEGRDLITL, from the coding sequence TTGAAAAGGAGCGTGGGCTTGTCTGAGGACCGGACAACAAACTACGCAAAGGCGACTCTCACTGATCCGCCTGAATCTGTCGGGCGCTACATCCGCAAAGCGTGCGAACGTCACCTTGCCGACCTTGAGGCTTCTAAGACCGTCGACTTCGAATACACCTTTGACGTTGAAGCCGCTGAGCGATTTCTGAATTTCTGTCCACTCATCAAACACTGGCAGGGCCCTGCAGCCGGTGAGTTGTTCAAGCTGGAGCCCTGGCAAGCTTTCATCTTCGGGTCGGTCTACGGATGGAGGCACAAAGAGACCGATCTTCGTCGTTTCCGAATCGCTTTCATCTACATTCCGCGAAAGAACGGAAAGACACTGATGGTTGCGGCTCCGATTTGCTATGCGCTATTTGCCGAGGGTGAAGGCGGCCCCGAAATCTATTGCTGCGCAACCAAACGCGACCAGGCGAAAAAGGCTTACGACAATGTGCGCGTCACACTCGAATCTGTTCCGGCCTTCAAGAAGCGCTCGAAGATTTTCTTTGACCGCATCGAGGTTCCGAAGTGTCGCGGCCTCGTGAAACCGCTGCCTGCCGACGCTAAGCGCCTCGATGGTCTTAACCCATATCTCGCGGTCTTCGATGAGATCCACGAGTTCAAAGACTCGTCGCTATGGGATGTCATGCAGTCGGGTATCGGCGCACGCTCGCAACCGTTGACATGGGGAATCACTACCGCGGGTGAGGACGAGGATTCATTCTGCGGTGCTCTGCTTAAGCAATCTCAGGCAGTGCTCACCGATCCAGAAGGGAACCGCAATGACCATTTGTTCGCTTTCCTCGCGATGGCCGACGAAGACGACAACTGGGAAAACGAAGCGACTTGGCAAAAAGCGAACCCTAATCTCGGAGTCTCGAAGACCATTGATTCCATGCGGGCCGAATATCTCGACGCGAAGCAGCGTGGACCCGATAAGGTTGCCGACTTCAAACGCAAGCAGCTCAACATATTCACGCAGGCTGCTGGGCAGTGGCTAAATATTTCGAACTTCGACGAATGCCCGAAAGAGATCGATCGAGAAAAATTGTATGGGTGCTCTGGATACTTCGGCGTCGACTGTGCGGTTTGGGATGACTTCAACTGCCTGTCGCTCACCTTTCCCAAGGGCGAGGTTTACGACGAGGTGACCGTGATTCCATTCATCTACATCCCCGAAGACGCTACGAAAAAGCATCCGAAGCGTGACAAGAAATTGCTCTACAACATTCGGCGCTGGGTCGACCGTGGGTTCATTAGAACGACTCCTGGCAATGCGATCGATTACGAATGGATCATTCAGGACATCAGCCGAGAACTGAACCAGCTAGGCGTGTCCGTGATTGAATACGTTTTCGACCCGCGATTCGCATCACATCCGGCCAGTCTACTCGAGAAGGAAGGCGAAACTCTGATCCAGTTCCGTCAGACTCCGAGCAACTACACTGAGCCGATGACCATGTATGAGAAATTGATCAACACTCGTGGGATCCGCACGGATGGAAACCCTGCTTATCGGTGGATGGTTGGCAACATGGTTGCGAAATATTATCCCGATGGTGCGATGATCCCGGACAAGCAAAGGAGTTCGGAGAAGATCGACGGCCCTGTATCGACAATCATGGCACTTGCTCGCTTAATCAATGAGGACTCTGGTTCGATTTACGAAGGAAGGGATCTAATCACGCTATGA
- a CDS encoding phage terminase small subunit P27 family: MTASNTFTHGLTPPSWFTVKAKNEFHRVAQLLSDRCELDSLDQATLEVYAINYEKVMRLGPKVRKAGETLHNPEKGTRYPNPDNNALISAMKSLGTASEKLGLSPKDRSKIFEKKDAEDEDELTEFEKERGLV; the protein is encoded by the coding sequence ATGACAGCATCCAACACATTCACTCACGGGCTGACTCCGCCGAGTTGGTTCACAGTCAAAGCCAAAAATGAGTTCCATCGCGTAGCTCAGCTTTTGTCGGATCGCTGCGAACTCGACTCACTCGACCAAGCAACGCTCGAGGTCTATGCGATCAACTATGAGAAGGTCATGCGACTCGGCCCGAAGGTCAGAAAGGCAGGCGAGACGCTTCACAATCCTGAGAAGGGAACTCGGTATCCCAACCCAGACAATAACGCTCTTATCTCTGCAATGAAGTCCTTAGGCACGGCTTCCGAGAAGCTTGGTCTCTCTCCGAAGGACCGCTCGAAGATTTTTGAGAAGAAGGACGCCGAGGACGAAGACGAGCTGACCGAATTTGAAAAGGAGCGTGGGCTTGTCTGA